A region from the Triplophysa rosa linkage group LG4, Trosa_1v2, whole genome shotgun sequence genome encodes:
- the LOC130553101 gene encoding zinc finger protein 271-like, translated as MMTSQADGLCSRHTQDSELSLTLLCYTDTDAQDTVCDSNHTLNQDESTDQTSTESLDSVCNAGEQQILNTRPLNMCSVTLMDCRKLMEMKTEPTVKEEDHTDEDENHDDDEDDDFIPSDESSETEEIQRKEKKHECPHCEKRFYTASCFERHVRVHTDEKRFLCSECGKTFKNSGYLKSHQKIHSEKLHQCSHCDKRFHQKSYLMVHERIHTGEKPFLCSECGKSFTFFFFLIDHQRVHTGEKPYLCNVCGKSFTRSGAFKDHLRFHTGEKPYHCSFCGKCFSRLYNLKTHERLHTGEKPYKCCQCDKAFTQRVLLKLHQKVHTGEKSTRKSRHTQDSELSLTLLCYTDTNPTDAQDTVCDSNHTLNQDESTDQTSTESLDSVCNAGEQQILNTRPLNMCSVTLMDCRKLMEMRTQTPEEEEEEDHTDEDENHDDDDDDDDDFIPSVSDESGDSCCDGETASTSKQRLTAQTLSCITCGKTFSSQRRLETHERKHTEQKLFTCTRCDISFPTFQEKKLHSQEHRDEKHFPCQQCGRSFVFSSSLKIHMKTHSDEKPFHCSECDKYFRTKGNLVAHQRIHTGEKPYECPHCDKRFNHKPHLTKHVRIHTNERPYQCSECGKTFRDSGSLKSHQKTHSDVKPYQCSHCDKRFRHKSQLITHERTHTGEKPYLCSHCGKRFTNQSSFIFHKRIHTGEKPYHCSVCGRSFNRQNIFTKHQRTHTGERPYKCSQCDKTFARLDVLKTHKRVHTGEKPYHCSKCGRSFVFSSSLKIHMKTHSDEKPFHCSECDKYFRTKGNLVAHQRIHTGEKPYECPHCDKRFNHKPHLTKHVRIHTNERPYQCSECGKTFRDSGSLKSHQKTHSDVKPYQCSHCDKRFRHKSQLITHERTHTGEKPYLCSHCGKRFTNQSSFIFHKRIHTGEKPYHCSVCGRSFNRQNIFTKHQRTHTGERPYKCSQCDKTFARLDVLKTHKRVHTGEKPYHCSICGERFTYLGSFNSHQKKHAEEQTALES; from the exons ATGATGACGTCACAGGCTGATGGGCTGTGCTCCAGACACACACAGGACTCGGAGCTCAGCCTCACTTTACTCTGTTATACTGACACAGACGctcaggacactgtgtgtgacagtaatcacaccttgaatcaggatgaatctactgatcaaacctccacagagtctctggattctgtctgtaacgctggagaacagcagatcctgaacaccagaccactcaacatgtgttctgtcacacTGATGGACTGCAGGAAACTCATGGAGATGAAAACAGAACCCACAGTGAAGGAAGAAGATCAcactgatgaagatgagaatcaTGACGATGATGAGGACGACGATTTTATTCCCTCAG ATGAGAGCAGTGAAACGGAAGAGATTCAGAGGAAGGAGAAAAAGCACGAGTGTCCTCACTGTGAGAAGAGATTTTACACTGCATCTTGTTTTGAAAGACACGTGCGTGTACACACTGATGAGAAACGGTTTCTGTGCAGCGAATgtggaaaaacatttaaaaattcaGGTTATTTAAAATCACACCAAAAAATACACTCTGAGAAACTCcatcagtgttcacactgtgacAAACGTTTCCATCAGAAGTCATATTTGATGGTTCATGAGAGAATTCatactggagagaaacctttccTCTGCTCTGAGTGTGGAAAGagctttactttttttttttttctcatagaTCAtcagagagttcacactggagaaaaaccttatCTCTGCAATGTTTGTGGGAAGAGCTTCACTCGGTCAGGTGCTTTTAAAGATCATCTGAGatttcacactggagaaaagccttATCACTGCAGTTTTTGTGGGAAGTGTTTTAGTCGACTTTACAATTTGAAGACACACGAGAGACTTCAtactggagaaaaaccttacAAATGCTGTCAGTGTGACAAGGCGTTTACTCAACGCGTTCTTCTGAAACTCCATCAGaaagttcacactggagagaaatcCACCAGA AAGTCCAGACACACACAGGACTCGGAGCTCAGCCTCACTTTACTCTGTTATACTGACACAAACCCCACAGACGctcaggacactgtgtgtgacagtaatcacaccttgaatcaggatgaatctactgatcaaacctccacagagtctctggattctgtctgtaacgctggagaacagcagatcctgaacaccagaccactcaacatgtgttctgtcacacTGATGGACTGCAGGAAACTCATGGAGATGAGAACACAAACaccagaagaagaagaagaagaagatcaCACTGATGAAGACGAAaatcatgatgatgatgatgatgatgatgatgattttatTCCTTCAG TTTCAGATGAGAGCGgtgattcatgttgtgatggagaaacggcctctacatcaaaacagcgactgacagcacaaactctttcctgcatcacctgtggaaagacattcagttcacagagacgtttagagacacatgagagaaaacacacagaacagaaactcttcacctgcaccagatgtgacatcagctttCCTACCTTTCAAGAGAAGAAACTTCATTCACAAGAGCACAGAGATGAGAAACACTTTCCCTGTCAGCAGTGTGGGAGGAGTTTTGTCTTCTCTTCTAGTCTGAAGAttcacatgaaaacacacagtgatgaaaaacctttccactgcagtgaatgtgacaaatatttcaGAACCAAAGGAAATCTTGTTGctcatcagagaattcacacgGGAGAAAAACCGTACGAGTGTCCTCACTGTGACAAGAGATTCAACCACAAACCTCATCTGACGAAGCATGTGCGCATACACACCAATGAGAGACCGTATCagtgcagtgaatgtggaaaaacCTTTAGGGATTCAGGTTCTTTAAAGTCGCACCAAAAAACTCACTCTGATGTGAAACCctatcagtgttcacactgtgataaacGTTTCCGTCATAAATCTCAGCTGATAACTCATgagagaactcacactggagagaaaccttacctctgctctcactgtggaaagagattTACTAACCAAagttcttttatttttcataaaagaattcacactggagaaaaaccttatCACTGCAGTGTATGTGGGAGAAGTTTTAATCGTcagaacatttttacaaaacaccAGAGAACTCACACAGGAGAAAGACCTTAtaaatgttctcagtgtgacaagacgTTTGCTCGATTAGATGTCCTAAAAACCCAtaagagagttcacactggagagaaaccttatcacTGCTCCA AGTGTGGGAGGAGTTTTGTCTTCTCTTCTAGTCTGAAGAttcacatgaaaacacacagtgatgaaaaacctttccactgcagtgaatgtgacaaatatttcaGAACCAAAGGAAATCTTGTTGctcatcagagaattcacacgGGAGAAAAACCGTACGAGTGTCCTCACTGTGACAAGAGATTCAACCACAAACCTCATCTGACGAAGCATGTGCGCATACACACCAATGAGAGACCGTATCagtgcagtgaatgtggaaaaacCTTTAGGGATTCAGGTTCTTTAAAGTCGCACCAAAAAACTCACTCTGATGTGAAACCctatcagtgttcacactgtgataaacGTTTCCGTCATAAATCTCAGCTGATAACTCATgagagaactcacactggagagaaaccttacctctgctctcactgtggaaagagattTACTAACCAAagttcttttatttttcataaaagaattcacactggagaaaaaccttatCACTGCAGTGTATGTGGGAGAAGTTTTAATCGTcagaacatttttacaaaacaccAGAGAACTCACACAGGAGAAAGACCTTAtaaatgttctcagtgtgacaagacgTTTGCTCGATTAGATGTCCTAAAAACCCAtaagagagttcacactggagagaaaccttatcacTGCTCCATCTGTGGAGAGAGATTCACTTATTTAGGAAGTTTTAATTCTCATCAGAAGAAACATGCTGAAGAACAAACTGCACTGGAATCATAG
- the LOC130552895 gene encoding piggyBac transposable element-derived protein 4-like, with product MLIISQIKVKKYTTERALEVLLDTDSSDGDSSDTSWRDLRHRSPPFRRAREKRGRTQQHGRGWTHEAHQHGPAEDRTWAAVNHPEPAEDPEPVSHEWHEMNWQPKNLTFTENPGPVSDAAALHSVEPKDFIELFISDVVIQNIVDQTNMYADQCIQATDGSSQHARIHAWKPVTGSEMKTFLGLFFLTGIIYKPELDMYWSTDEMVATPYFSKVMSRNRFEIIWRFLHFNDNTARPANDTDRLYKVRPVLDYLVSKFREMYQPNTNICIDEGMLLWRGRLAFRVYNPKKPIKYGIKSYILCDSETGYCFNMKPYCGESAPLKDTVVSLLDRLAGHGYRLFMDTFYNSVPLCKHLLDLKTHVCGTIRNNRGEPPVIRDLRNADLRIGETVMRHSENVMVLAWRHKQTAKMVTTCHENNTEEVELWQRGHRDKIATQKPACIVEYNNAMKGVDKLDENIGYYPFVRKSQKWTKKFVTYLLQISLFNAFVIYKAKNPQGNCKSLLSFIQSVVKSWTSQEQAGGGEERDDPPAENTPRAPYNTDPINRVNELFAVHALVPITSTSKKQRPTRRCRVCTRKGLRSETSLYCKGCCVPLHSGNCYTVYHSKINYSA from the exons ATGTTGATCATCTCACAGATAAAAGTGAAGAAGTATACAACTGAACGGGCACTGGAGGTGTTGTTGGACACTGATAGTTCAGATGGCGATTCTTCGGACACTTCGTGGAGAGATTTAAGGCACAGGTCTCCTCCGTTCCGACGtgcgagagagaagagag gtAGAACACAGCAACACGGCAGAGGTTGGACACATGAAGCACATCAACATGGTCCTGCTGAGGACCGGACATGGGCCGCTGTGAACCATCCTGAACCAGCTGAAGATCCAGAACCTGTTAGTCACGAGTGGCATGAAATGAACTGGCAGCCAAAAAACCTTACCTTCACTGAAAATCCTGGGCCTGTCAGTGATGCTGCTGCTCTTCATTCAGTAGAACCTAAAGACTTTATTGAACTGTTCATTTCTGATGTAGTGATTCAGAACATTGTTGATCAGACCAACATGTATGCAGATCAGTGCATTCAGGCTACGGATGGTTCTTCACAACATGCTAGAATTCATGCATGGAAGCCTGTCACAGGTTCAGAAATGAAAACCTTCCTGGGGCTGTTTTTTCTCACTGGTATCATTTATAAGCCCGAACTTGATATGTACTGGTCCACAGATGAAATGGTAGCTACCCCCTACTTCAGCAAGGTCATGTCTCGCAACAGGTTTGAAATCATATGGAGATTTCTTCACTTCAATGATAATACAGCAAGGCCAGCCAATGACACTGACAGGCTGTACAAAGTCCGCCCCGTCTTAGATTACCTTGTGTCCAAATTTCGTGAAATGTATcagccaaacacaaacatttgcatCGATGAGGGTATGCTTCTTTGGCGGGGCCGCCTAGCTTTCAGGGTGTACAATCCTAAAAAACCCATCAAATATGGAATAAAATCCTACATCTTGTGCGATTCTGAAACGGGGTACTGTTTCAACATGAAGCCCTACTGTGGAGAAAGTGCTCCCCTGAAAGACACCGTTGTCTCTCTTCTTGATCGCCTAGCAGGTCATGGCTACAGATTATTTATGGATACTTTTTACAACTCTGTGCCACTGTGTAAGCACCTACTTGATTTGAAAACCCATGTCTGTGGTACAATTAGGAATAACAGAGGTGAACCACCAGTCATTCGAGATCTCAGAAATGCTGACCTTAGGATTGGGGAAACAGTCATGCGTCACAGTGAAAATGTGATGGTCTTGGCATGgcgacacaaacaaacagcgAAAATGGTCACAACATGCCATGAGAACAACACAGAAGAAGTTGAGTTATGGCAGAGAGGCCACCGAGACAAAATTGCAACGCAAAAACCAGCATGCATTGTGGAATACAATAATGCAATGAAGGGAGTTGACAAATTGGATGAAAATATTGGGTACTACCCCTTTGTACGGAAGTCACAGAAGTGGACAAAGAAATTTGTCACGTATCTGTTGCAGATCAGTTTGTTCAATGCTTTTGTGATTTACAAAGCAAAAAACCCACAAGGTAATTGTAAAAGTCTCCTCTCTTTCATCCAGAGTGTTGTAAAATCATGGACCAGCCAAGAACAGGCTGGTGGTGGGGAAGAAAGAGATGACCCTCCAGCTGAAAACACTCCTAGAGCACCATACAACACTGACCCTATAAATAGGGTGAATGAACTTTTTGCCGTCCATGCACTTGTTCCGATTACTTCCACTTCCAAAAAGCAACGCCCGACGAGAAGATGCAGGGTTTGTACACGTAAGGGTTTGCGAAGTGAAACCTCGTTGTACTGCAAAGGTTGTTGCGTCCCCTTACATTCTGGGAATTGCTACACGGTCTACCACTCAAAGATAAACTACAGTGCCTAA
- the LOC130552889 gene encoding uncharacterized protein LOC130552889 isoform X3, with protein MTSQAGRHTQDSELSLILQCYTDTNATLNQDESTDQTSTESLDSVCNAGEQQILNTRPLNMCSKLMEMKTEPTVKEEHTSGDENHDGFVPSVKLENVGKLKIKTEPNAEEQIEEDNGNMMDIKSEPKSDEEKTYEDSGNMMDIEPTAEELYTDEDDNHDDDDDDDGDCDYFFHPVLPYQFEPESDPENAEDQDDPSTLQARLGQDVKDWCKCENCIKMPSEVENVCCLEVQKVVRRMNQVSGPLKCVTHHPGFQTICLNPYTLQNINNIYMADYGPVRRRTEEERYRFLAHQSFVSWCWGFLGREVRVVLPSCAVLRIQQEFPDPDGQFVGFRPPLD; from the exons ATGACGTCACAGGCGGGCAGACACACACAGGACTCCGAGCTCAGCCTCATTTTACAGTGTTACACTGACACAAACGCCAccttgaatcaggatgaatctactgatcaaacctccacagagtctctggattctgtctgtaacgctggagaacagcagatcctgaacaccagaccactcaacatgtgttctAAACTGATGGAGATGAAAACAGAACCCACAGTAAAGGAAGAACACACTAGTGGAGATGAGAATCATGATGGTTTTGTTCCTTCAGTCAAACTGGAGAACGTCGGGAAGCTGAAGATAAAAACAGAGCCCAATGCAGAGGAACAAATTGAGGAAGACAACGGGAACATGATGGACATCAAATCAGAGCCCAAATCAGATGAAGAAAAGACTTACGAAGACAGCGGGAACATGATGGACATAGAACCCACAGCAGAGGAACTTTACACTGATGAAGATGACaatcatgatgatgatgatgatgatgatggggaCTGCGATTATTTTTTCCATCCAG TACTACCGTATCAGTTCGAGCCGGAATCTGATCCTGAAAATGCAGAAGACCAAGATGATCCATCAACTCTGCAAGCACGACTTGGGCAGGACGTAAAAGACTG GTGCAAATGtgaaaactgtattaaaatgcCCAGTGAAGTTGAAAATGTATGCTGCTTGGAAGTACAAAAG GTTGTGAGACGAATGAATCAGGTGTCAGGTCCTTTAAAATGTGTGACGCACCACCCAGGCTTCCAGACGATCTGTTTAAATCCTTACACCCTCCAGAACATTAATAATATTTACATGGCTGATTATGGACCTGTGAGGCGTAGAACAGAGGAAga GCGGTACAGATTTCTCGCCCATCAAAGCTTCGTAAGCTGGTGCTGGGGCTTTTTAGGACGGGAAGTCAGAGTTGTTCTCCCGTCCTGCGCTGTGCTTCGGATTCAACAGGAGTTCCCTGATCCTGATGGACAGTTTGTAGGCTTTCGACCACCCCTTGACTGA
- the LOC130552889 gene encoding piggyBac transposable element-derived protein 4-like isoform X1, with protein MTSQAGRHTQDSELSLILQCYTDTNATLNQDESTDQTSTESLDSVCNAGEQQILNTRPLNMCSKLMEMKTEPTVKEEHTSGDENHDGFVPSVKLENVGKLKIKTEPNAEEQIEEDNGNMMDIKSEPKSDEEKTYEDSGNMMDIEPTAEELYTDEDDNHDDDDDDDGDCDYFFHPGRTQQHGRGWTHEAHQHGPAEDRTWAAVNHPEPAEDPEPVSHEWHEMNWQPKNLTFTENPGPVSDAAALHSVEPKDFIELFISDVVIQNIVDQTNMYADQCIQATDGSSQHARIHAWKPVTGSEMKTFLGLFFLTGIIYKPELDMYWSTDEMVATPYFSKVMSRNRFEIIWRFLHFNDNTARPANDTDRLYKVRPVLDYLVSKFREMYQPNTNICIDEGMLLWRGRLAFRVYNPKKPIKYGIKSYILCDSETGYCFNMKPYCGESAPLKDTVVSLLDRLAGHGYRLFMDTFYNSVPLCKHLLDLKTHVCGTIRNNRGEPPVIRDLRNADLRIGETVMRHSENVMVLAWRHKQTAKMVTTCHENNTEEVELWQRGHRDKIATQKPACIVEYNNAMKGVDKLDENIGYYPFVRKSQKWTKKFVTYLLQISLFNAFVIYKAKNPQGNCKSLLSFIQSVVKSWTSQEQAGGGEERDDPPAENTPRAPYNTDPINRVNELFAVHALVPITSTSKKQRPTRRCRVCTRKGLRSETSLYCKGCCVPLHSGNCYTVYHSKINYSA; from the exons ATGACGTCACAGGCGGGCAGACACACACAGGACTCCGAGCTCAGCCTCATTTTACAGTGTTACACTGACACAAACGCCAccttgaatcaggatgaatctactgatcaaacctccacagagtctctggattctgtctgtaacgctggagaacagcagatcctgaacaccagaccactcaacatgtgttctAAACTGATGGAGATGAAAACAGAACCCACAGTAAAGGAAGAACACACTAGTGGAGATGAGAATCATGATGGTTTTGTTCCTTCAGTCAAACTGGAGAACGTCGGGAAGCTGAAGATAAAAACAGAGCCCAATGCAGAGGAACAAATTGAGGAAGACAACGGGAACATGATGGACATCAAATCAGAGCCCAAATCAGATGAAGAAAAGACTTACGAAGACAGCGGGAACATGATGGACATAGAACCCACAGCAGAGGAACTTTACACTGATGAAGATGACaatcatgatgatgatgatgatgatgatggggaCTGCGATTATTTTTTCCATCCAG gtAGAACACAGCAACACGGCAGAGGTTGGACACATGAAGCACATCAACATGGTCCTGCTGAGGACCGGACATGGGCCGCTGTGAACCATCCTGAACCAGCTGAAGATCCAGAACCTGTTAGTCACGAGTGGCATGAAATGAACTGGCAGCCAAAAAACCTTACCTTCACTGAAAATCCTGGGCCTGTCAGTGATGCTGCTGCTCTTCATTCAGTAGAACCTAAAGACTTTATTGAACTGTTCATTTCTGATGTAGTGATTCAGAACATTGTTGATCAGACCAACATGTATGCAGATCAGTGCATTCAGGCTACGGATGGTTCTTCACAACATGCTAGAATTCATGCATGGAAGCCTGTCACAGGTTCAGAAATGAAAACCTTCCTGGGGCTGTTTTTTCTCACTGGTATCATTTATAAGCCCGAACTTGATATGTACTGGTCCACAGATGAAATGGTAGCTACCCCCTACTTCAGCAAGGTCATGTCTCGCAACAGGTTTGAAATCATATGGAGATTTCTTCACTTCAATGATAATACAGCAAGGCCAGCCAATGACACTGACAGGCTGTACAAAGTCCGCCCCGTCTTAGATTACCTTGTGTCCAAATTTCGTGAAATGTATcagccaaacacaaacatttgcatCGATGAGGGTATGCTTCTTTGGCGGGGCCGCCTAGCTTTCAGGGTGTACAATCCTAAAAAACCCATCAAATATGGAATAAAATCCTACATCTTGTGCGATTCTGAAACGGGGTACTGTTTCAACATGAAGCCCTACTGTGGAGAAAGTGCTCCCCTGAAAGACACCGTTGTCTCTCTTCTTGATCGCCTAGCAGGTCATGGCTACAGATTATTTATGGATACTTTTTACAACTCTGTGCCACTGTGTAAGCACCTACTTGATTTGAAAACCCATGTCTGTGGTACAATTAGGAATAACAGAGGTGAACCACCAGTCATTCGAGATCTCAGAAATGCTGACCTTAGGATTGGGGAAACAGTCATGCGTCACAGTGAAAATGTGATGGTCTTGGCATGgcgacacaaacaaacagcgAAAATGGTCACAACATGCCATGAGAACAACACAGAAGAAGTTGAGTTATGGCAGAGAGGCCACCGAGACAAAATTGCAACGCAAAAACCAGCATGCATTGTGGAATACAATAATGCAATGAAGGGAGTTGACAAATTGGATGAAAATATTGGGTACTACCCCTTTGTACGGAAGTCACAGAAGTGGACAAAGAAATTTGTCACGTATCTGTTGCAGATCAGTTTGTTCAATGCTTTTGTGATTTACAAAGCAAAAAACCCACAAGGTAATTGTAAAAGTCTCCTCTCTTTCATCCAGAGTGTTGTAAAATCATGGACCAGCCAAGAACAGGCTGGTGGTGGGGAAGAAAGAGATGACCCTCCAGCTGAAAACACTCCTAGAGCACCATACAACACTGACCCTATAAATAGGGTGAATGAACTTTTTGCCGTCCATGCACTTGTTCCGATTACTTCCACTTCCAAAAAGCAACGCCCGACGAGAAGATGCAGGGTTTGTACACGTAAGGGTTTGCGAAGTGAAACCTCGTTGTACTGCAAAGGTTGTTGCGTCCCCTTACATTCTGGGAATTGCTACACGGTCTACCACTCAAAGATAAACTACAGTGCCTAA